The Felis catus isolate Fca126 chromosome B2, F.catus_Fca126_mat1.0, whole genome shotgun sequence region CTGCATCACAAAAACAGCaaatacaggggtacctgggtggttcagtcggttgagtatccaacttccccacaggtcatgatctcacacttcatgacattgagccccatatcaggcccacgtcaggctctgtgctgatagctcagagcctggaatctgcttttttggattctgtgtctccctctctctgcccctactctgctggcattctgtctctctcttaaaaacaaataaacattaaaaaaaattttttttaagaaatacatcaaatacaaagaaaaaaaagagtattttttgtGTTACTAAATATAGGTCACATGAAACTTTCTACTTCAATCTTTTTGACAAGGTATATGATAGCTGTTATGACAATTTTTTAATACATCAAAGaatccattaaatttttttcttcctttatttatttttaagtccaaGAGATGTCCTAGGGGCTGATCATGATTTGATatttggtaaaaacaaaataaattgctTTGCAAATCTTCATAGTAGATGAAATTATATACTTTTGAAAACTTTACTAGCCTCACAATCATCAGCATCTTACATCAGGTAACGCACGTCATTGTTGGAAACCCCAGATGCAAGTGCTGGCCATCCATGCCTGCTTCATTTAATCCTGAAaatcttccttgctttttctaaATCTTCCTCACTGATAGGAGGCTTCCTCTGGCTGCCAGGCTGCAGAAACTTCTTCACGGGAGGGAGATTGCTGATTCTGGTCTTCAGGGCCTGCAATACACAAGGGCACAGCCTCAGACGGAGCCAGGGCCAGCCCCATCCCTGGCACAAGCCAGAGACCCTCCTAGACAAGGACCAGCTGAGTGCCCTCCATCAGCACCAGTGTGAGGCTGGGAAATGCACAGCCAGTGAGACACGAagatgggaggaagaaaagacagcTCGATCCCATTTTCCCCAAAGATGTCTTTCTTTCAGGCTCTATTCAGTTTCTATTCAGTTTCTTCTTCCCTACACGAAAATCCTGTAGCTTCATGGCTTTTGTGCAATACAGGGAAGAGGACTGTGTCTGTCAGAATCCACACACATCAAGTCTCCAAACAGACAATGAAAATGTAGGAAAATTGCCCTGGACgagagacagaaaatacagaaagctgAACCATGAGACTGGTCAAAACCAGGCATCCCACTGAGAGAGGGaccgagagagggagactctgCCCAGGGAAACATGATGTCTGCCCTTAGGAGCAGGTGCGGAGGGAAGAAATCAGAAGGCAGGAAACCTGCTCAGACAggcacaggaaggaaagagaaggacacAGGTGGATAAGGGAAATCCCAGAGAAACCAAGGACAAATGCCACAAAGCAATGGGGATGGGGAGACTGATGCCGAGCCCTGGGTCCTTCTCATGGTAAAGACAAAGTGTTCTTCTTGGGGAAGCATCCACCTCAGATGTTCTGGGCATGACAAGATTCCCTGCATGCCTCGACCAGCACCCAGGAGGTAATTAATGCTGGAGACGTGAGGACAGCCAAGTCCTGGGCAACGATGGGACCCGAATGTAAATGTTAGATTCTGGAGGGGGAGATGCGAGCCTTCCCTCCTGAAGGCTGTGAGAGAGATTACCTTCAGCAGAGGGAAGTTGGCCATAAGGCTGGGGTCAAGCTCTTCCACATAGTACAGAAGTTCAACCAGGTGAATGTCAGCCCTGCTCAGCCTGTTGCCAACAAGGTAGTCTTGTCCGTGGCTCTTTAACACCTGGCAGGTTTGAGGAATTACATCATGAGCACAGGCATGGTCAGGCtgggtccctctgcccctccccacactctccACCCCAacctccccacctctgctgccTCACTGAGGGGGTGTTGGCTGCAGACCCTCTTCGCTGCGCTCTGACTCGGTGTGACAGCAGGTCTCTGCTGTTCTGTCCCTGCTCCTCAGCTGAAGCCCCAGCTACCGTTTCCCTGAAACGTGTGCTCCTGTGTATCCCTTTCAACTATTCTGATGTATGCAACTTTTCCtaataaaatgttggggaaattcacaaaatttattaaaacatcCCAATAATATGCAAATGATAACGTGAAGAGAAAACCCCACGGCATCACCAGCTTAAGGcaatttgggtaaatacccttTCACACTATGTACACATATAGAAACATGGATAATTGTTATGCAAAGAATATAAGACCACTTTAAATGCCCTATGGTAACATATGTTTTGCATTTAACTTACCATAGGGTGCTTTGATTTCAAAGTATAGGCTTGCTCAAGTGGGATGACTGTTCAGGTCTTTGCAGTGTGAATGTGCCCCAACTCTCAGCACCACAAAGGTCAAGaaagagagtatttttttttaagtttatttacttactttgagagagagagagagaacgtgcacgagtgggggcaggggcagaaagagagggagagagagaatcccaagcaggccctgggctgtcagcacagggctcactcagtctcaccaactgtgagatcaggacctgggctgaaattaagagtgggatgcttaaccaactgagtcacccgggtgccccagcccATAGTTTCCATTTAGCATGATTTCAGGTAGTTTGGATCTTGAAACATTCTCCTCTTACGTCCAAGGAGAAACATTAACTGAGATAAGCACCGTCTATAATGATGGAACCTTATTTCCTTAGTTTGCATGGCTGTCCTCTGAAGTGTGAGAGCCATGCCTTCGAGTAGGTCAATTCTTTTCTCCCTAACATCTCTCCATCTGTATCTTCCTCTTCATCACACTGCCCCCATCTCTGACTAGATACACCTCATCTGTCCACCCCCAAGACACTGCCACTTTCTCCCGAAGGGCAGCTGGTCTCATGTCTCCCTATTTCCCTATGCATGTTGCCACAGTATCTCCTGATGCATTGCTCTCACTGTGTTCCTCTTGGATCAAAGCCCCTGTGTGGTGCTCTGTCTGCAGGACCTACTCCAATGTCCAGTGTGGCTCTCAGAGCCTTCAGCAGCCCAGGCTCTAACTATGACCATGAAAGTCTGCCAAATAGAGAATTCTCGATTGGCTCCTGGTAAGTTGAGGTCTTGTTGGAAAATTAAAACTTGGGTATCACTGGTACAATTCTTCCTGCATTAGTATTCAGGAAGGCTCACTGGAAGTGAAGGTAAAGGTTCAAGGGATGCCAGACGCTGTCTTTCTTTGTCCTCTATGTCCAGCACCCAAAGTGCTCAATGACCGTCCACTTACTTTTTCAAACACAGGGAGATAACGATCTGTTACTTTCTCTTTGATCTGGGCAATCTTGGCCTCTTTCTGATCAGGTGGACACAGAGGCAAAACGAGGATCATTTCATTCAAATCTGCCATACCTTCTATGTACATATCTATCCTGAAAGACAAAATGACCAAATTGTCAAATGCCTTCTGCCTTGATTTTAGAGTTGAAAAATGTATGAGAATGGGGCATCAGGAGGTGGCAAAGTAATTCAGCTCCATTtgatgcatttttatacaccagtCATTCAGCTCTGATTTTTACTTGATTTGAACATTTCATCCTAGAACAAGCCATCAAGGTAGATATGTGTCTAAAACTTTCATTATACACATGATGaaatagagggacagagagcattGGTGACCTGTCCAGAGTCACAGGGAAATTGGTGGAATCCTGCAAATACCTACTGGGACCATACCTAGGGTCTGTCACCTCCATGGTGGCTTGTTCTGGGC contains the following coding sequences:
- the LOC101096317 gene encoding glutathione S-transferase A2 — protein: MAGKPKLHYFNGRGRMESIRWLLASAGVEFEEKFIETPEDLDKLKNDGNLMFQQVPMVEIDGMKMVQTRAILNYIATKYNLYGKDIKERALIDMYIEGMADLNEMILVLPLCPPDQKEAKIAQIKEKVTDRYLPVFEKVLKSHGQDYLVGNRLSRADIHLVELLYYVEELDPSLMANFPLLKALKTRISNLPPVKKFLQPGSQRKPPISEEDLEKARKIFRIK